A genomic window from Streptomyces sp. NBC_01429 includes:
- a CDS encoding hydrolase, which yields MSMEAKTGLQALLTPEESVVVLIDHQPFQVANLHSHEPTMVVNNVIGLAKAAKAFDVPTILTTVLEERGGLLLQGVQDVFPEQKPINRTFINTWEDQRVVDAVKATGRKKLIIAGLWTEICVAMPAIQAAGEGFEVFVVTDASGGVSKEAHDMAVRRMVQAGVVPITWMAVLGEWQRDWAREKTVPGAVEVQAQHGGASGVAFAWEMQLLATPTGSEA from the coding sequence ATGAGCATGGAAGCCAAGACCGGACTTCAGGCACTGCTGACGCCCGAGGAGAGCGTTGTCGTACTGATCGACCACCAGCCGTTTCAGGTCGCCAACCTGCACAGCCACGAACCGACGATGGTTGTCAACAACGTCATCGGACTCGCCAAGGCCGCCAAGGCGTTCGACGTCCCGACCATTCTGACGACCGTTCTGGAGGAGCGCGGCGGCCTTCTCCTCCAGGGGGTGCAGGATGTGTTCCCGGAGCAGAAGCCGATCAACAGGACCTTCATCAACACCTGGGAGGACCAGCGCGTTGTGGACGCCGTCAAGGCGACCGGACGCAAGAAGCTGATCATCGCCGGTCTCTGGACGGAGATCTGTGTCGCGATGCCGGCTATACAGGCAGCGGGCGAGGGCTTCGAGGTCTTCGTCGTCACCGATGCCTCGGGCGGTGTCTCGAAGGAAGCCCACGACATGGCCGTGCGGCGCATGGTCCAGGCCGGCGTGGTTCCGATCACCTGGATGGCCGTGCTGGGCGAGTGGCAGCGCGACTGGGCCCGTGAGAAGACCGTGCCGGGCGCCGTCGAGGTCCAGGCGCAGCACGGCGGTGCCAGCGGTGTGGCCTTCGCCTGGGAGATGCAACTCCTGGCCACGCCCACCGGAAGCGAGGCCTGA